The following are encoded in a window of Ensifer adhaerens genomic DNA:
- a CDS encoding methanol/ethanol family PQQ-dependent dehydrogenase codes for MRILGKFLCLPLTAAGVLSATLVGNAFANEELTALSADAKNWAMPTGDYANHRYSKLNQITKDNVKDLQVKWTFSTGVLRGHEGGPLVIGDVMYVHTPFPNNVYALDLNNDGKILWKYEPRQDPNVIGIMCCDTVNRGVAYGDGKIILNQADTTVVALDAKTGKVVWSVKNGEHIDGSKAESSTGAPMVVKDKVLIGISGAEYGVRGWMAAYNLKDGKLAWKAYSTGPDTEMLVDPEKTTHLGKPIGPDSGIKTWEGEEWKTGGGTTWGWYSYDPKLNLIYYGTANPGSWNPVQRPGDNRWSMTLMARDVDTGMAKWFYQMTPHDEWDYDGVNENILVDAMQINGQPRDVLVHFDRNGFAYTLDRATGELLVAKKYDPTVNWATEVVMDPASDQYGRPQVVAKYSTEQNGEDVNSTGVCPAALGTKDQQPAAYSPKTGLFYVPTNHVCMDYEPYKVSYTAGQAYVGATVSMYPTPESHGGMGNFIAWDAAKGEIVWSKPEKFSVWSGALVTDGDVVFYGTLEGYIVAVNMEGKELYRFKTPSGIIGNINTYEHGGKQYIAVLSGVGGWAGIGLAGGLLSPENAAAWHGAVDQGRQQGDEAQVVGTAGLGAVGGYAGLAEYTTLGGQLTVFGLPD; via the coding sequence ATGCGCATACTCGGAAAATTCCTATGTTTGCCGCTGACCGCCGCTGGAGTTCTGTCAGCGACCCTTGTCGGAAATGCCTTCGCCAATGAGGAATTGACGGCCCTTTCGGCCGACGCGAAGAACTGGGCGATGCCGACGGGCGATTATGCCAATCATCGCTATTCCAAACTCAATCAGATCACCAAGGACAATGTGAAGGATCTCCAGGTTAAATGGACCTTCTCGACGGGCGTGCTGCGTGGTCATGAGGGCGGACCGCTGGTGATCGGCGACGTCATGTACGTCCACACGCCGTTTCCCAATAACGTCTATGCCCTTGATCTCAACAACGACGGCAAGATCCTTTGGAAATACGAGCCAAGGCAGGATCCGAACGTCATCGGCATCATGTGCTGCGACACTGTTAATCGTGGCGTCGCCTATGGGGATGGAAAGATAATCCTGAACCAGGCGGACACGACCGTCGTTGCCCTCGACGCCAAGACCGGTAAGGTCGTCTGGTCTGTTAAGAACGGCGAACACATCGATGGCAGCAAGGCCGAGTCCAGCACGGGCGCTCCGATGGTCGTCAAGGACAAGGTGCTGATTGGTATATCGGGTGCGGAGTATGGCGTGCGCGGTTGGATGGCGGCCTACAATCTGAAAGACGGGAAACTTGCCTGGAAGGCCTATTCGACTGGTCCCGACACCGAAATGCTCGTCGATCCGGAAAAGACCACCCATCTTGGCAAACCCATCGGACCCGACTCCGGTATAAAGACCTGGGAAGGCGAGGAGTGGAAGACGGGCGGCGGCACCACATGGGGGTGGTACTCCTATGACCCGAAGCTCAACTTGATATATTATGGCACAGCTAATCCTGGGAGCTGGAACCCTGTGCAGCGCCCGGGTGACAATCGCTGGTCAATGACCCTGATGGCGCGCGACGTGGATACGGGTATGGCCAAGTGGTTCTACCAAATGACCCCGCACGACGAGTGGGACTATGACGGCGTCAACGAGAACATTCTCGTCGACGCGATGCAAATCAATGGTCAGCCGCGCGACGTGCTCGTGCATTTCGACCGCAACGGCTTTGCCTACACCCTCGACCGGGCGACGGGAGAGCTTCTGGTTGCCAAGAAATATGATCCGACGGTCAACTGGGCGACGGAAGTCGTCATGGATCCGGCGAGCGACCAGTATGGCCGGCCGCAGGTCGTGGCGAAATACTCCACCGAACAGAATGGTGAGGACGTGAATTCGACGGGTGTATGCCCTGCTGCACTCGGCACCAAGGATCAGCAGCCGGCTGCCTATTCACCGAAGACCGGCTTGTTCTATGTGCCGACAAACCACGTCTGCATGGATTATGAGCCCTACAAGGTCAGCTACACGGCCGGTCAAGCTTATGTCGGCGCGACTGTTTCGATGTATCCGACCCCAGAAAGTCACGGCGGCATGGGAAACTTCATTGCCTGGGATGCTGCAAAAGGCGAAATCGTCTGGTCGAAGCCCGAGAAGTTCTCCGTTTGGTCCGGTGCTCTTGTGACCGACGGCGACGTAGTCTTCTATGGAACCTTGGAAGGCTACATCGTGGCAGTCAATATGGAAGGCAAGGAACTCTACCGGTTCAAGACGCCATCCGGCATTATCGGCAACATCAACACGTATGAACATGGCGGCAAGCAGTATATCGCCGTGCTGTCTGGCGTTGGTGGTTGGGCCGGTATTGGACTGGCTGGCGGGCTGCTTTCGCCCGAAAACGCCGCCGCGTGGCACGGTGCGGTCGACCAGGGCCGCCAGCAGGGTGATGAAGCCCAAGTTGTCGGAACCGCGGGTCTGGGCGCAGTCGGTGGTTATGCCGGCCTAGCGGAGTACACGACGCTTGGGGGACAGCTGACCGTCTTCGGTCTTCCAGACTGA
- a CDS encoding c-type cytochrome, methanol metabolism-related, whose amino-acid sequence MAFRISVLALGAVFHLLIPGNTPAADDIEKAAAVKEEDGKHLDAEGNPTFKFENDGTVDWYTFSGYRRYHSDCHVCHGPDGVGSSYAPALATTMKNLDYPNFLAIVAEGRKSVVGGKEVVMPGFGNNKNVYCYLDDIYVYLRARAVGAAPRGRPPKKADKPEGAKAYEASCMGG is encoded by the coding sequence ATGGCTTTTCGTATTTCAGTTCTAGCGCTTGGCGCCGTGTTCCACCTCTTAATCCCCGGAAATACCCCCGCGGCAGACGACATCGAAAAAGCCGCAGCTGTCAAAGAAGAAGACGGGAAACACTTAGATGCTGAGGGAAACCCGACGTTCAAGTTTGAAAACGACGGGACGGTCGACTGGTATACGTTCAGCGGATACCGTCGCTATCACTCGGACTGTCATGTCTGCCACGGCCCCGACGGCGTCGGCTCGAGTTATGCCCCTGCCTTGGCCACCACCATGAAGAACCTGGATTATCCTAATTTCCTCGCAATCGTTGCGGAGGGGCGCAAGAGCGTCGTCGGCGGCAAAGAGGTCGTCATGCCGGGCTTCGGCAACAATAAGAATGTCTATTGCTACCTCGACGACATCTACGTTTATCTGCGCGCCCGCGCCGTTGGCGCCGCGCCGCGAGGGCGTCCGCCCAAGAAGGCGGACAAACCCGAAGGGGCGAAGGCCTACGAAGCATCCTGCATGGGTGGATGA
- a CDS encoding quinoprotein dehydrogenase-associated putative ABC transporter substrate-binding protein, producing the protein MATGARRTCRVALISMAMATFITLIPWQVHSQSAGLGAAGELVDPDRLRVCADPSNLPFSDQSGEGFEDKLAKMVATATGRSAVAYTWYPSIPGFVRNTLGANHCDIIMGYAQGDELVQNTNAYYRSSYVLIYRKDGDLTGVETLTDPKLADKRIGVVQGTPPTANMAVEKLMRKAKIYPLIVDTRIMPSMAEVMIRDMLAGVIDAAAVWGPMAGYYARKSGADLAIVPLTKEKGGQRMIYRITMGVRPSDQQWKRTLNAFIKDNQAEINKLLLSYDVPLLDEHDERIAQ; encoded by the coding sequence ATGGCAACCGGCGCCCGTCGAACCTGCAGGGTGGCTCTCATCTCAATGGCCATGGCCACGTTCATAACGTTGATCCCTTGGCAGGTGCATTCCCAGAGCGCTGGGCTCGGGGCGGCTGGAGAGCTGGTTGATCCGGATAGGCTGCGGGTCTGCGCCGACCCGTCCAATCTGCCCTTCTCCGACCAGAGCGGCGAGGGGTTCGAGGATAAGCTTGCCAAGATGGTCGCAACCGCGACAGGACGAAGTGCAGTCGCCTATACTTGGTACCCCTCCATCCCTGGCTTTGTACGCAATACACTCGGCGCCAATCACTGCGACATCATCATGGGGTATGCGCAAGGAGACGAACTCGTCCAGAATACCAACGCTTATTATCGCTCATCCTACGTGTTGATTTACAGGAAGGATGGCGATCTTACCGGCGTGGAAACGCTGACGGATCCGAAGCTTGCTGACAAGAGGATTGGCGTCGTCCAGGGAACGCCCCCCACCGCCAACATGGCGGTAGAAAAACTAATGCGGAAGGCGAAGATCTATCCGCTCATAGTCGACACGCGCATAATGCCGTCGATGGCGGAAGTCATGATACGGGACATGCTTGCAGGCGTGATAGACGCCGCGGCGGTCTGGGGACCCATGGCGGGCTATTATGCCCGCAAGTCCGGAGCCGATTTGGCGATCGTGCCGCTGACTAAGGAGAAGGGCGGTCAACGCATGATCTATCGGATCACGATGGGTGTGCGGCCTTCCGACCAGCAATGGAAACGCACGCTCAACGCCTTCATCAAGGACAACCAGGCGGAAATCAACAAGCTGCTGCTGTCCTATGATGTGCCGTTGCTCGACGAACACGACGAGAGGATCGCCCAGTGA
- a CDS encoding S-(hydroxymethyl)glutathione dehydrogenase/class III alcohol dehydrogenase yields the protein MDVRAAVAVQAGKPLEVMTVQLEGPRAGEVLIEVKATGICHTDDFTLSGADPEGLFPAILGHEGAGIVVDVGPGVTSVKKGDHVIPLYTPECRSCPSCLSRKTNLCTAIRSTQGQGLMPDGTSRFSIGKDKIHHYMGCSTFANYTVLPEIAVAKVNPDAPFDKICYIGCGVTTGIGAVINTAQVEMGATAIVFGLGGIGLNVIQGLRLAGADMIIGVDLNNDKKAWGERFGMTHFVNPKEVGDEIVPYLVNMTKRGADQIGGADYTFDCTGNTKVMRQALEASHRGWGKSVVIGVAGAGQEISTRPFQLVTGRSWMGTAFGGARGRTDVPKIVDWYMEGKIEIDPMITHTMPLEDINKGFELMHSGESIRSVVLY from the coding sequence ATGGATGTACGCGCCGCCGTTGCCGTTCAGGCAGGCAAGCCGCTTGAGGTCATGACGGTTCAGCTCGAAGGCCCGCGGGCCGGCGAAGTGCTGATCGAGGTCAAGGCCACAGGCATCTGCCACACCGACGATTTCACCCTGTCCGGCGCCGATCCGGAAGGCCTGTTCCCGGCGATCCTCGGCCATGAAGGCGCCGGCATCGTCGTCGACGTCGGCCCGGGTGTGACCTCGGTCAAGAAGGGCGACCACGTCATCCCGCTCTACACGCCCGAGTGCCGCTCCTGCCCTTCGTGTCTGTCGCGCAAGACCAATCTGTGCACCGCGATCCGCTCGACACAAGGCCAAGGCCTGATGCCCGACGGCACCTCGCGCTTCTCGATCGGCAAGGACAAGATCCACCACTACATGGGCTGCTCGACCTTCGCCAACTACACGGTGCTGCCGGAGATCGCGGTTGCCAAGGTCAATCCGGACGCCCCCTTCGACAAGATCTGCTACATCGGCTGCGGCGTGACGACCGGCATCGGCGCCGTCATCAACACGGCACAGGTGGAAATGGGTGCGACTGCGATCGTCTTTGGTCTCGGCGGCATCGGCCTCAACGTCATCCAGGGCCTGCGCCTTGCCGGTGCCGACATGATCATCGGTGTCGACCTCAACAACGACAAGAAGGCCTGGGGCGAACGCTTCGGCATGACCCACTTCGTCAACCCGAAGGAGGTCGGCGATGAAATCGTGCCTTACCTCGTCAACATGACCAAGCGCGGCGCCGACCAGATCGGCGGCGCCGACTACACCTTCGACTGCACCGGCAACACCAAGGTGATGCGCCAGGCGCTCGAGGCCTCGCATCGCGGCTGGGGCAAGTCGGTGGTCATCGGCGTTGCCGGCGCCGGCCAGGAGATTTCCACCCGGCCGTTCCAGCTCGTCACCGGCCGCAGCTGGATGGGCACCGCCTTTGGCGGTGCGCGCGGCCGCACCGACGTGCCGAAGATCGTCGACTGGTACATGGAAGGCAAGATCGAGATCGACCCGATGATCACCCACACAATGCCGCTCGAAGACATCAACAAGGGCTTCGAACTGATGCATTCGGGCGAGAGCATTCGCAGCGTGGTGTTATACTGA
- the gfa gene encoding S-(hydroxymethyl)glutathione synthase, whose translation MPSIAIHPSLDNGFKATDAAFSGGTLVCNCASNPVKVRVKGDIAHNHVCGCTKCWKPDGAVFSVVAVAPTENVEVLENGDKLVVVDPAALIQRHACKDCGVHMYGPVERDHAFKGLSFVHPERFQETGWAKPGFAAFVSSIIESGYDPAKMNGVRDRLRDLGIEPYDCLNPDLMDFIATWTAKKSGALPS comes from the coding sequence ATGCCAAGCATTGCGATCCATCCATCCCTCGACAACGGGTTCAAGGCGACGGACGCTGCCTTTTCCGGCGGCACGCTGGTCTGCAACTGCGCGAGCAATCCCGTGAAGGTCCGCGTCAAGGGTGATATCGCCCACAACCATGTCTGCGGCTGCACAAAGTGCTGGAAACCAGATGGTGCCGTGTTCTCGGTTGTCGCCGTCGCGCCAACGGAAAATGTCGAGGTGCTCGAAAATGGCGACAAGCTTGTGGTCGTGGACCCGGCGGCGCTGATCCAGCGCCATGCGTGCAAGGATTGCGGCGTACACATGTACGGCCCTGTCGAACGCGACCACGCGTTCAAGGGCCTGTCCTTCGTTCATCCCGAACGGTTCCAGGAAACGGGCTGGGCAAAACCGGGGTTTGCGGCCTTCGTGTCTTCGATTATTGAAAGCGGATACGATCCGGCAAAGATGAATGGCGTGCGTGACCGCCTGCGAGACCTTGGTATTGAGCCCTATGACTGCCTCAACCCGGACCTGATGGACTTCATCGCCACCTGGACGGCGAAAAAGTCGGGCGCTCTGCCCAGTTGA
- a CDS encoding HlyD family secretion protein, translating to MLLNHRITRITVGILLLTLAVVVLLPGLTGFTSLDGTVNARFAVINAPIDGEIGQAPPRIGTPVAENETLLTIRNERVNRAILASLQAEGKTAADRVTALERERDELVALRNQLAHRLEQFKNATIASLERELRIMQKRVEVSRAQDVVARVDLDRRQELESKGIFTRKMVEAAAAAGAATGGEVEISNLSLDLVEQRLMALREGIFIVGDGQNDVPYSRQRQDEVIVRINDINTRIVENSTRADQIERQLEEEEKRVRSLEQAEIASPFSGVVWTRNVVNGSNVILNNELLRILDCRELFVDILVPEVDYDEIYPGREAEVRLLGRSEVFKGKVQAVKGSSAVVEKDNLAAKEPEAKERDARIRVQLLPSALNTDFGNFCQVGRSAQVRISRHNLQLTQWIKGLWFNLF from the coding sequence ATGCTCCTGAACCATCGCATCACGCGCATCACCGTCGGCATCCTGCTTCTGACGCTTGCTGTCGTCGTGCTCCTGCCTGGACTGACCGGCTTTACCAGCCTCGACGGCACCGTGAATGCCCGCTTTGCCGTCATCAACGCACCGATTGACGGGGAAATCGGACAAGCGCCGCCACGCATCGGCACGCCGGTCGCCGAAAACGAGACGCTTCTGACTATCCGCAACGAACGGGTTAATCGGGCGATCCTTGCTTCCCTGCAAGCGGAAGGAAAAACGGCCGCCGATCGCGTCACGGCGCTGGAGCGTGAACGGGACGAACTCGTCGCCTTGCGCAACCAACTCGCCCATCGGCTGGAGCAATTCAAGAACGCCACCATTGCCAGTCTGGAGCGCGAACTTCGCATAATGCAGAAGCGGGTGGAGGTGTCGCGTGCCCAGGACGTCGTTGCAAGGGTAGACCTAGATAGACGGCAGGAACTGGAATCTAAGGGGATATTCACGCGCAAGATGGTCGAGGCGGCAGCCGCCGCCGGCGCGGCCACGGGCGGCGAGGTCGAGATCAGCAATTTGTCGCTCGATCTTGTCGAACAACGGCTGATGGCCCTGCGTGAGGGGATATTCATCGTCGGCGATGGTCAAAACGACGTGCCCTATTCGCGCCAGCGTCAGGACGAGGTGATCGTTCGCATAAACGACATCAACACCCGCATTGTCGAAAACAGCACGCGCGCCGACCAGATTGAACGGCAGCTGGAGGAAGAGGAGAAGCGCGTTCGCAGTCTCGAACAGGCAGAAATAGCGTCGCCGTTCAGCGGGGTGGTGTGGACCCGCAACGTCGTCAACGGCTCCAATGTCATCCTCAACAACGAGCTGTTGCGCATCCTCGATTGCCGCGAACTGTTCGTCGATATTCTCGTTCCTGAAGTCGATTACGACGAGATCTATCCGGGCCGCGAAGCGGAAGTGCGGCTTCTGGGCCGGAGCGAAGTCTTCAAGGGAAAGGTGCAGGCCGTAAAAGGCTCATCCGCCGTCGTCGAGAAAGACAATCTCGCCGCCAAGGAGCCGGAGGCCAAGGAGCGCGACGCGAGAATCCGCGTTCAACTCCTCCCCTCGGCTCTCAACACCGATTTCGGCAATTTTTGCCAGGTGGGGCGGTCCGCCCAGGTCCGCATCTCTCGGCACAATCTGCAATTGACACAGTGGATCAAAGGGCTGTGGTTCAACCTCTTCTAG
- a CDS encoding glycosyltransferase: MVQPLLALAPTLLVIAFFLLGPSNWSRHQSWARTITCAVVGAVALRYMVWRLFETVLPYPADGANVWWVWIVFVIELLAFTEVVLFLILMSRYVDRSREADRLGKTFFAREAQDLPTVDVFIPTYNEPLDVLERTIVGALALDYPKDKFKVYVLDDGRRDWLKTFCAERGSVHLTRTDNAHAKAGNMNNGLRASSGDFIAIFDADFVPYRHFLKRTLPFFSDEGIGIVQTPQHFFNVDPVQSNLGLENIWPDEQRLFFDEIAPSRDVWDVSFCCGSCSIARRKAVDAIGGFPTESITEDLLTTLSMLNKGYKTRYLNERLSMGLAAENLTGYFVQRERWCQGGIQTLYLHNGPLRGPGLSLFQRIMFLPMSWLVQYVVRLIVLIVPIAYLWFGALPLHFTGVADYVSNQLPVLAAYFLLMLWITPTRYLPVVSSAVGTFATFRMLPTVLSSLVRPFGKPFKVTPKGTGNEANSFDAYTFTWIAAFIALTALGLLINLVPETAQVQGSFSAIGAVWSGINIVVLVIASLICFEKPRRLFQAFKLDEPANVDGTPGRVVSLSLDKAVVAVPPEVRFESAQVTLRLDGFEPLQADLRQVTQRRGDISRTGDKRRFYLHLYYDLNGKERDKMIVKLYTGRYSQDIPDIDKVAVSVNLLLRAFGRTRTVS; the protein is encoded by the coding sequence GTGGTTCAACCTCTTCTAGCGCTCGCGCCCACATTGCTGGTGATCGCCTTCTTCCTGCTTGGGCCATCGAACTGGTCGCGGCATCAAAGCTGGGCGCGCACCATCACTTGCGCGGTCGTTGGGGCGGTCGCATTGCGCTACATGGTCTGGCGCCTCTTCGAAACCGTCCTTCCCTATCCCGCTGATGGCGCGAACGTCTGGTGGGTTTGGATCGTCTTTGTCATCGAGCTCCTTGCCTTCACGGAGGTCGTTCTTTTCCTCATCCTGATGAGCCGATACGTCGACCGCAGTCGCGAGGCGGACCGTTTGGGAAAGACGTTCTTCGCGCGCGAGGCGCAGGATCTGCCGACAGTCGATGTTTTCATTCCAACCTACAACGAGCCGCTCGATGTTCTGGAGCGCACGATTGTCGGGGCTTTGGCGCTCGACTATCCGAAGGACAAGTTCAAGGTTTATGTCCTCGACGACGGCCGGCGTGATTGGCTGAAGACCTTCTGCGCAGAGCGGGGCTCGGTCCACCTGACCCGGACGGACAATGCGCACGCGAAAGCCGGGAACATGAACAATGGGCTGCGCGCAAGTTCGGGCGATTTCATCGCCATCTTCGACGCAGACTTTGTTCCCTATCGCCATTTTCTCAAGCGCACCTTGCCGTTCTTTTCGGACGAGGGGATCGGGATTGTCCAGACCCCGCAGCACTTCTTCAACGTCGATCCGGTGCAATCGAACCTGGGCCTGGAGAACATCTGGCCGGACGAGCAGCGCCTGTTCTTCGACGAGATCGCGCCCAGCCGCGACGTCTGGGACGTCAGCTTCTGCTGCGGTTCGTGCTCGATCGCCCGCCGCAAGGCCGTCGATGCGATCGGAGGCTTCCCGACGGAGTCGATCACCGAAGACCTGTTGACGACGCTGTCGATGCTGAACAAGGGATACAAGACCCGCTACCTCAACGAACGGCTGTCGATGGGATTGGCAGCCGAGAACCTGACGGGCTATTTTGTTCAGCGGGAACGATGGTGCCAGGGCGGCATCCAGACGCTCTATCTCCACAACGGTCCGTTGCGTGGACCGGGCCTGTCGTTGTTCCAGCGGATCATGTTTCTCCCCATGTCCTGGCTGGTTCAGTACGTGGTGCGCCTGATCGTGTTGATCGTGCCGATCGCCTATCTCTGGTTCGGCGCCTTGCCGCTGCACTTCACGGGCGTTGCCGACTATGTTTCAAATCAGCTTCCGGTGCTCGCGGCCTATTTCCTCCTGATGCTCTGGATAACGCCGACACGTTATCTGCCCGTGGTCTCCAGCGCGGTCGGGACCTTCGCGACGTTCCGCATGCTGCCGACGGTTCTCTCCAGCCTCGTGCGGCCCTTCGGCAAGCCGTTCAAGGTAACCCCGAAAGGCACCGGCAACGAGGCGAACAGCTTTGACGCCTACACGTTTACCTGGATTGCCGCATTCATCGCCCTCACGGCGCTCGGACTTCTGATCAACCTCGTGCCGGAAACGGCGCAGGTCCAAGGGTCGTTCTCGGCGATCGGAGCCGTCTGGTCGGGGATCAACATCGTCGTCCTCGTCATCGCGTCGCTGATCTGTTTCGAAAAGCCGCGTCGACTTTTCCAGGCTTTCAAGCTCGATGAGCCCGCCAATGTCGACGGGACGCCGGGGCGCGTGGTCAGCCTCTCGCTCGACAAGGCGGTGGTCGCGGTTCCGCCGGAGGTGCGCTTCGAGTCTGCGCAGGTGACCCTCAGGCTCGACGGTTTCGAGCCGCTGCAGGCTGATCTGAGGCAAGTGACGCAGCGGCGCGGCGACATATCGCGTACCGGCGACAAGCGGCGCTTCTATCTTCACCTTTACTACGACCTCAACGGCAAGGAACGCGACAAGATGATCGTCAAGCTCTATACCGGCCGGTATTCCCAGGACATTCCTGATATCGACAAGGTCGCGGTTTCCGTGAACCTGTTGCTACGTGCCTTCGGTCGCACCCGTACCGTTTCGTAA
- a CDS encoding helix-turn-helix domain-containing protein, which yields MLDLKGFRTLQSEAEYNAALKEVRPYFEDEPEEGSEEAAHFDALVLLIEQYEGKHYPIPTASPVEVVKSVMAANNYTRADLVAVIGSKARAADLLNGKREINLDQIRKLSKEWNIPAGSLIGEVAA from the coding sequence ATGTTGGATTTGAAAGGGTTTCGGACGCTTCAGAGTGAGGCCGAGTACAACGCCGCACTGAAGGAAGTTCGGCCATATTTCGAAGACGAACCCGAAGAAGGCTCTGAGGAAGCTGCGCACTTTGACGCGCTCGTCCTTCTGATCGAACAGTACGAGGGCAAGCACTATCCAATCCCGACGGCGAGCCCTGTTGAGGTGGTCAAGTCGGTGATGGCTGCGAACAACTACACGCGCGCCGATCTCGTGGCGGTCATTGGTTCGAAAGCGCGGGCGGCCGATCTTCTGAACGGAAAACGGGAAATTAATCTGGATCAGATTAGAAAGCTCAGCAAAGAATGGAACATCCCGGCTGGTTCACTGATCGGCGAAGTGGCGGCCTAA
- a CDS encoding type II toxin-antitoxin system HigB family toxin → MNVIAKSALVSFWNSLPKGVPREAARAAMTEWYTTASKASWSNFSGLKKTFNSADLVAGNKVIFDVGGNKYRIVGLVAFRSKRIFVLFVGTHAQHDAIDVKEL, encoded by the coding sequence GTGAACGTTATCGCTAAATCTGCGCTGGTCAGCTTTTGGAATAGCTTGCCGAAAGGCGTCCCCCGAGAGGCCGCGCGAGCCGCAATGACGGAATGGTATACTACCGCATCGAAGGCGAGCTGGAGTAATTTTAGCGGGTTAAAGAAGACATTTAACTCAGCTGATCTGGTGGCCGGCAACAAGGTTATCTTCGACGTCGGCGGCAACAAGTACCGCATTGTGGGGCTGGTCGCATTTCGGTCCAAGCGGATTTTCGTCCTGTTTGTCGGGACGCACGCCCAGCACGATGCGATCGACGTCAAAGAACTCTGA
- a CDS encoding MBL fold metallo-hydrolase, with product MPQLSRRAFASALPLGLLGGGLISGAPAPAAAQNTPNTPVSITPLAQIRIGRFTVTALTDGYADMPFDYFPGRAPAQVEEAAVAQFTARPSGVRFLFNQYLIDDGERRILIDAGAAGSIGQTGKLPQALGALGLQLDQIDAVIVTHMHQDHMGGLIAGGKNNYAKAELYIDRRDVTHWTDPAKRSGAPDYLQTSFKMAEEVVRLYPKLQAIDGEREIVRGVSIVDLTGHTPGHIGVRVEDDGKSLIMVSDMIFPVVHPGATDVFFLFEQDRAAAKAMRDRFFPRAASEGALIAATHMPFPGLGRVVADRGQMRWEVADWALQD from the coding sequence ATGCCTCAACTTTCACGTCGTGCCTTTGCAAGCGCTCTTCCTCTCGGCCTCCTCGGGGGAGGACTGATCAGTGGCGCACCGGCCCCTGCCGCCGCGCAGAATACCCCCAACACGCCGGTCAGCATTACGCCGCTGGCGCAGATCCGCATCGGTCGCTTCACGGTGACGGCGCTGACAGACGGGTACGCCGATATGCCCTTCGACTATTTTCCCGGACGCGCGCCGGCCCAGGTGGAGGAGGCGGCAGTCGCTCAGTTCACCGCCCGGCCGAGCGGGGTGCGGTTCCTCTTCAACCAGTATCTCATCGATGATGGCGAGCGCCGCATCCTGATCGATGCCGGTGCAGCGGGCTCGATCGGTCAGACCGGCAAACTGCCGCAGGCGCTTGGTGCGCTTGGCCTGCAGCTTGACCAGATCGACGCGGTGATCGTAACGCATATGCATCAGGACCACATGGGCGGTCTGATCGCCGGAGGCAAGAACAACTACGCAAAGGCGGAGCTCTACATCGATCGTCGAGACGTTACCCATTGGACCGACCCGGCCAAGCGCAGCGGCGCGCCCGACTATCTGCAAACCAGCTTTAAGATGGCGGAGGAGGTGGTGCGCCTCTACCCGAAACTCCAGGCGATTGACGGAGAACGCGAAATTGTGCGCGGCGTCTCAATTGTCGACCTGACCGGCCATACACCCGGCCATATCGGCGTGCGGGTCGAAGATGACGGAAAGAGCCTCATCATGGTCTCGGACATGATCTTTCCGGTCGTGCATCCGGGGGCGACCGACGTGTTCTTCCTGTTCGAGCAGGACCGGGCAGCGGCCAAGGCAATGCGCGACCGCTTTTTCCCTCGCGCCGCTTCGGAGGGCGCACTCATCGCCGCCACGCACATGCCCTTCCCAGGGCTCGGCCGTGTCGTCGCCGACCGTGGCCAGATGCGCTGGGAGGTGGCCGACTGGGCCTTACAGGATTGA